The following proteins are co-located in the Pseudomonas antarctica genome:
- a CDS encoding phage holin family protein, whose amino-acid sequence MPNIELAVQLIAAIAYLLSALRLACYTRGEARYRRSISLLASLFGATLCICGLEILLDRQPTSLGQAASIVLLCILIFRSRGNVAALLRPSA is encoded by the coding sequence ATGCCGAACATCGAACTGGCCGTGCAGTTGATCGCGGCAATCGCCTACTTGCTGAGCGCCCTGCGCCTGGCCTGCTACACCCGAGGCGAGGCGCGGTACCGGCGCAGCATCTCACTGCTGGCGAGCCTGTTTGGCGCCACGTTGTGCATCTGCGGACTGGAAATCTTGCTGGACCGTCAACCAACCAGCCTCGGGCAGGCCGCATCCATCGTGCTGCTCTGCATCCTTATTTTCCGTTCACGCGGCAACGTCGCCGCCCTGTTGAGGCCCAGCGCATGA
- a CDS encoding putative holin, producing MADPTSSVVSGLLIGLGLASVTPVIDDGALFGAILGAWLVTSTKRDLKVWQRLGSLFLSAGVGYLFAPMALQAIPFITSGGSAFICALVVIPISIKLMVWVEKADIWDIWRRIRGGT from the coding sequence ATGGCTGATCCGACTTCCAGCGTTGTGTCCGGCCTGCTTATTGGCTTGGGCCTGGCGAGCGTCACGCCCGTCATCGACGATGGCGCGCTATTCGGCGCCATCCTCGGTGCCTGGCTGGTTACCAGCACCAAGCGTGACCTCAAGGTCTGGCAGCGGCTGGGCTCACTGTTCCTGTCGGCCGGCGTGGGCTATCTGTTCGCGCCCATGGCCCTGCAGGCAATCCCGTTTATCACCAGCGGTGGCAGCGCCTTTATTTGTGCCCTGGTGGTCATCCCGATCAGCATCAAACTGATGGTTTGGGTGGAAAAGGCGGATATCTGGGACATCTGGCGTCGCATCCGAGGGGGCACCTGA
- a CDS encoding tail protein X codes for MPTAVRTNQNDTVDALCWRFYGRTAGVTEAVLEANPGLADHGPILPQGLVINMPEAQTSAPQRQMVNLWD; via the coding sequence ATGCCCACCGCAGTCCGCACCAACCAAAACGACACCGTCGATGCCCTTTGCTGGCGATTTTACGGCCGCACTGCAGGCGTCACGGAGGCCGTGCTGGAGGCCAACCCCGGCCTGGCCGACCATGGGCCAATCCTGCCTCAAGGCCTTGTCATCAACATGCCCGAAGCCCAAACCAGCGCGCCCCAGCGGCAGATGGTGAACCTATGGGACTGA
- a CDS encoding head completion/stabilization protein, with product MSAFVASGTVASGHINTDPFWPSIDLDNLRATLRIDASVTPARLETAVIAAAINLNRELTDWREAQQAAGYTKLDDVPGDRIKDVSVKAHLYRRAIEAGTGAEVCERYRDYSATNTGNNKAEEVAPSIDDYRRDLRWAIRDFLEKSRTTVELI from the coding sequence ATGAGCGCATTTGTTGCCAGCGGCACAGTCGCCAGCGGCCACATCAACACCGACCCATTCTGGCCGTCGATTGACCTGGATAACCTGCGAGCCACCCTGCGCATCGATGCCAGCGTCACTCCTGCCCGCTTGGAGACCGCCGTGATTGCTGCCGCAATCAACCTCAATCGTGAGTTAACTGACTGGCGAGAGGCTCAGCAGGCCGCTGGCTACACCAAGCTGGATGACGTCCCTGGTGATCGGATCAAAGACGTATCGGTAAAGGCCCACCTCTACCGCCGAGCGATCGAAGCCGGCACCGGCGCCGAAGTATGCGAGCGGTACCGCGACTACAGCGCTACCAACACGGGCAACAACAAGGCCGAAGAGGTTGCCCCCAGCATCGACGATTACCGGCGCGACCTAAGGTGGGCCATCCGCGACTTTCTTGAAAAAAGCCGCACCACCGTGGAGCTGATCTGA
- a CDS encoding terminase endonuclease subunit yields the protein MALSIAQAHQRRARAAMEAAKTAPQQSMAGATAYEHQLNQLLQDRLRLKAIQSNEGKAALKLQLLPEYIPYVEGVLEAGNGAQDDVMTTVMVWRVDVEDYSGALDIADYVLKHKLIMPDRFERTTGCLVAEEIATAALKAQKANGSFDLSILHRTVELTEAEDMPDQARAKLFLATGRATLHGITADEPGQPGQIQAGIDLLKRAIELHDGCGGKKDLDGAERLLKKHAATGS from the coding sequence ATGGCACTTAGCATCGCCCAAGCCCACCAGCGCCGCGCTCGCGCGGCAATGGAGGCGGCCAAAACGGCGCCGCAGCAATCTATGGCCGGTGCCACTGCCTACGAGCATCAGTTGAATCAGCTGCTGCAGGACCGGCTGCGCTTGAAAGCCATTCAGTCCAACGAAGGCAAGGCCGCGCTCAAGCTGCAACTGCTGCCCGAGTACATCCCCTATGTGGAGGGTGTGCTTGAAGCTGGAAACGGCGCCCAGGACGACGTCATGACCACCGTCATGGTCTGGCGTGTCGATGTTGAGGACTACAGCGGCGCACTGGACATCGCTGACTACGTCCTCAAGCACAAGTTGATCATGCCGGATCGATTTGAACGCACCACCGGCTGCCTGGTGGCTGAAGAAATCGCCACCGCCGCACTTAAAGCGCAAAAGGCCAACGGCAGTTTTGACCTGAGCATTTTGCACCGCACCGTCGAGCTTACCGAAGCCGAAGACATGCCCGACCAGGCCCGCGCCAAGCTGTTCCTGGCAACCGGCCGCGCCACCCTGCACGGCATTACCGCCGATGAGCCCGGCCAGCCGGGACAGATCCAGGCCGGTATCGATCTGCTCAAGCGCGCGATCGAACTGCACGACGGCTGCGGCGGCAAGAAAGATTTGGACGGCGCCGAACGCCTCCTGAAAAAACACGCTGCCACCGGCAGCTAA
- a CDS encoding phage major capsid protein, P2 family, with protein sequence MRNDTRKLFTGYLAQVAQINGVESATATFSVDPTIQQRLETKIQESSEFLTKVNVIGVDEQEGEKVGLGVGGTVASRTNTKVKKREPSSIGTLSSDKYRAEQTDFDTYVSYKQLDAWAKFPDFQTRLAGAIAQRQALDRIQIGFYGISAAEQTDRTAHPLLEDVNIGWLQQYRTHAPDRVLKEGAVAGKITIGKTGDFKNIDALVYDAIQLLDPWYRRNPGLVVLTGRELVHDKFLALVNKDQDATNTLASDLIISQRRVGGLPLYEVPYIPEGTILITTFANLSVYWQIGGRRRYLKEEPEWNRVSNFESSNEAYVVEEYGLGCLLENITPVEG encoded by the coding sequence ATGCGTAACGACACTCGAAAACTCTTCACTGGCTACCTCGCCCAGGTAGCACAGATCAATGGCGTCGAATCGGCCACCGCCACGTTCAGCGTGGACCCGACTATCCAGCAGCGCCTGGAAACCAAGATTCAGGAATCGAGCGAGTTCTTGACCAAAGTCAACGTCATCGGCGTCGACGAACAGGAAGGCGAAAAGGTCGGCTTAGGCGTCGGCGGCACTGTTGCCAGCCGCACCAACACCAAGGTCAAGAAACGTGAGCCGAGCAGCATTGGCACCTTGTCCAGCGACAAGTACCGAGCTGAGCAGACCGACTTTGACACCTACGTCAGTTACAAGCAGCTCGACGCCTGGGCGAAGTTCCCAGACTTCCAGACTCGCCTGGCTGGTGCAATTGCCCAACGCCAGGCGCTCGACCGTATCCAGATCGGGTTCTATGGCATCTCGGCTGCCGAACAAACCGACCGCACTGCGCATCCGCTGCTGGAAGACGTCAACATCGGTTGGCTGCAGCAATACCGCACCCACGCACCTGACCGTGTACTGAAGGAAGGTGCCGTCGCCGGCAAGATCACCATCGGTAAAACTGGCGACTTCAAGAACATCGACGCTCTGGTCTACGACGCCATCCAGTTGCTCGACCCTTGGTACCGCCGCAACCCTGGGTTGGTGGTGCTGACCGGCCGCGAGCTGGTCCACGACAAGTTCCTGGCCCTCGTCAACAAAGACCAAGACGCCACCAACACCCTGGCGAGCGACCTGATCATCTCGCAACGCCGCGTCGGTGGCCTGCCGCTGTACGAAGTCCCTTACATACCTGAAGGCACGATCCTCATCACCACCTTCGCCAATCTGTCGGTGTACTGGCAGATCGGCGGGCGCCGCCGTTACCTCAAGGAGGAGCCGGAGTGGAATCGTGTATCCAACTTCGAATCGTCGAACGAAGCCTACGTGGTCGAGGAATACGGCCTGGGCTGCTTGCTGGAAAACATCACACCGGTCGAGGGCTAA
- a CDS encoding GPO family capsid scaffolding protein — protein MKKFRSNWFRVAVEGATSDKRTIKRSWLEQAAKNFNPSTYGARIWLEHFRSLLPDSPFKAYGDVLAVKTEEVEINGQKKLALFAQVEPTPDLIAMNKAKQKIYTSIEIDDSFSDTGEAYIVGLAVTDSPASLGTDVLSFSAQKPESSPFKDRHYSATSMFTEAVETELQFEEVEDKPGLGAQLFSKVQALLGGKQAKDDAEFAQIGQAVEAIADHVKDLPDQLAAEKKFSGELHTKVEQLSKDLVELKTTLGNTQDHSQTQRPPVTGGGKQALAEF, from the coding sequence ATGAAGAAATTTCGCAGTAATTGGTTCCGCGTCGCCGTCGAGGGCGCTACCTCTGACAAGCGCACCATCAAACGCAGCTGGCTGGAACAGGCCGCGAAAAACTTCAACCCGTCCACCTATGGCGCCCGCATCTGGCTGGAGCACTTCCGCAGCTTGCTGCCAGACAGCCCTTTCAAGGCCTACGGTGACGTGCTCGCGGTCAAGACCGAAGAAGTGGAAATCAACGGCCAGAAGAAGCTAGCCCTGTTCGCGCAGGTCGAACCGACGCCCGACCTGATCGCCATGAACAAGGCCAAGCAGAAGATTTACACCTCGATCGAAATCGACGACAGCTTCTCGGACACCGGCGAAGCTTATATCGTCGGCCTGGCGGTGACCGACTCCCCAGCCAGCCTGGGCACCGACGTACTGTCTTTCTCCGCGCAGAAGCCAGAATCCAGCCCATTCAAAGACCGCCATTACTCGGCAACGTCGATGTTCACCGAGGCAGTGGAAACCGAGCTGCAGTTTGAAGAAGTCGAAGACAAGCCCGGCCTCGGCGCCCAGCTTTTCAGCAAGGTTCAGGCGCTACTGGGCGGCAAACAGGCGAAGGACGATGCAGAGTTCGCCCAGATCGGCCAGGCCGTCGAAGCGATTGCCGACCACGTCAAAGACCTGCCGGATCAACTCGCCGCCGAGAAGAAATTCTCCGGCGAACTGCACACAAAGGTTGAGCAACTCAGCAAAGACCTGGTCGAGCTGAAAACGACCCTCGGCAACACACAAGATCACTCCCAAACCCAGCGCCCACCGGTAACCGGCGGCGGCAAACAAGCCCTGGCTGAATTCTGA
- a CDS encoding terminase ATPase subunit family protein, whose product MITTELLPIDPRRQSKFLYWMGWRICEIAEATGEKEKTLHSWKARDDWDRADNVERIGGALEARLVQLILKEGKSGGDFKEIDLLHRQLERQARIQRFQGGGTETELNPNLAKRNEGPKKKTPKNDINEDQIELLREAFIDGCFDYQKDWYRAGNQRTRVILKSRQIGATYYFAREAFIDALETGRNQIFLSASKNQAYLFRGYIQAFAREVIGVELTGDPIVLPNGAELFFLGTNARTAQGYHGNFYFDEFFWTFKFEELNKVASGMAMHKKWRKTYFSTPSTMAHEAYTFWTGERFNKGKPAAQHTKVDVTHGALQQGRFCEDRLWRQIVTILDAEQGGCDLFDIEELRREYSPEAFANLLMCEFVDDGASIFPLTMLQPCMIDSWVEWAEDYKPFAMRPFGDRQVWVGYDPAETGDCSGMVVVAPPLVPGGKFRVLERHQFRGMDFAAQASFIKAVCDRYWVTYIGIDVTGLGSGVAQLVRQFFPNVTTFSYSPEVKTRLVLKAYDVIHKGRLEFDAGWTDMAQSLMAIRKTITAGGRQFTYTAGRNDNTGHADLAWALFHALHNEPLEGQTSANTGRMEIF is encoded by the coding sequence ATGATTACGACCGAACTGCTCCCAATCGATCCCCGACGCCAATCCAAGTTCCTCTATTGGATGGGTTGGCGTATCTGCGAGATTGCCGAGGCTACGGGCGAAAAGGAAAAAACGCTACACAGCTGGAAGGCTCGCGACGATTGGGACCGGGCGGACAACGTCGAGCGGATTGGCGGGGCGCTTGAGGCGCGGTTGGTGCAACTGATCCTCAAGGAAGGCAAAAGCGGCGGCGACTTCAAAGAGATCGACCTGCTGCACCGGCAGCTTGAGCGTCAGGCGCGCATTCAGCGCTTCCAGGGTGGCGGTACCGAAACCGAACTCAACCCAAACCTGGCGAAGCGCAATGAAGGGCCGAAGAAAAAGACTCCCAAAAACGACATCAACGAAGACCAGATTGAGCTGCTGCGCGAAGCGTTTATCGACGGGTGCTTCGACTACCAGAAAGACTGGTACCGGGCGGGCAATCAGCGCACCCGAGTCATCCTCAAGAGCCGGCAGATCGGCGCCACTTACTACTTTGCCCGCGAGGCGTTCATTGATGCGCTGGAGACCGGCCGCAATCAGATCTTCCTGTCAGCGTCGAAAAACCAAGCCTATCTGTTTCGCGGGTACATCCAGGCATTTGCCCGAGAGGTCATCGGTGTCGAGTTGACCGGGGACCCGATTGTCTTGCCGAACGGCGCCGAGCTGTTTTTTCTCGGTACCAACGCGCGCACAGCCCAGGGTTATCACGGCAATTTCTACTTCGACGAATTCTTCTGGACGTTCAAGTTTGAGGAGTTGAACAAGGTCGCGTCGGGCATGGCGATGCACAAGAAGTGGCGAAAAACCTACTTCTCTACACCATCGACCATGGCGCATGAGGCCTACACCTTTTGGACGGGCGAACGTTTCAACAAAGGTAAGCCGGCGGCGCAGCACACCAAGGTCGATGTTACCCATGGCGCGCTCCAGCAAGGTCGGTTCTGTGAGGATCGGTTGTGGCGCCAGATCGTCACCATCCTCGACGCGGAGCAGGGCGGTTGCGACCTGTTTGACATTGAGGAGCTACGCCGGGAGTACAGCCCCGAAGCGTTCGCCAACCTGCTGATGTGCGAGTTCGTCGACGATGGCGCGAGCATCTTCCCTCTTACGATGCTTCAACCGTGCATGATCGACAGCTGGGTCGAGTGGGCCGAGGACTACAAGCCGTTTGCAATGCGGCCTTTTGGCGACCGACAGGTGTGGGTGGGTTATGACCCGGCGGAAACCGGCGATTGCTCGGGCATGGTTGTGGTCGCGCCGCCGCTGGTACCGGGGGGCAAGTTCCGGGTGCTGGAGCGGCATCAGTTCCGTGGCATGGACTTCGCAGCGCAGGCCAGCTTCATCAAAGCTGTATGCGACCGCTACTGGGTGACGTACATCGGGATCGATGTCACAGGCCTGGGCAGCGGCGTGGCACAGCTGGTGCGCCAATTCTTCCCCAACGTCACCACCTTCAGCTATTCGCCTGAGGTCAAGACGCGACTGGTACTGAAGGCCTACGACGTGATCCATAAGGGCCGGCTGGAGTTCGATGCCGGTTGGACCGACATGGCGCAGTCGCTGATGGCGATCCGCAAGACCATCACCGCAGGCGGTCGCCAATTCACCTATACCGCCGGCCGCAACGACAACACCGGCCACGCCGACCTGGCATGGGCGCTCTTTCACGCATTGCACAACGAACCGCTGGAGGGGCAGACCTCTGCCAATACCGGGCGGATGGAGATTTTTTAA
- a CDS encoding phage portal protein, with the protein MSNRRRNNKQLAQASTVATQEFIPRSDSKMEAFSFGDPSPVLSGREVFDYLECWFNGRWYEPPLSLDGLARSVGSSVHLHSGLMFKRNLLSKTFIPHRLLSRAAFEQFALDFLCLGNGYLEGRRSMLGPVRELVPPLAKYMRSGKDGRLFMVQGWKEEHEFEPGTVFHLREADLHQEVYGLPEWISALQSALLNESATLFRRKYYENGSHAGFILYMTDAAQNEADVDSLRKALKDSKGPGNFRNLFVYSPNGKKDGLQIIPVSEVTAKDEFNSIKNQTRDDVLASLRIPPQLMGIVPQNAGGFGSIREAAQIYAANELEPIQARMAQVNDWLGEEVVRFKPYEIPVGA; encoded by the coding sequence ATGTCGAACCGCCGCAGAAACAACAAGCAGCTGGCCCAGGCGTCCACCGTGGCAACGCAGGAATTTATCCCGCGGAGTGATAGCAAGATGGAGGCGTTCAGTTTTGGCGATCCATCCCCGGTGCTGAGCGGTCGGGAGGTGTTCGATTATCTGGAGTGCTGGTTTAACGGGCGTTGGTATGAGCCGCCGCTGTCTCTGGACGGCTTGGCGCGCTCGGTGGGTTCCAGCGTCCATTTGCATTCGGGGCTGATGTTCAAGCGCAACTTGTTGAGCAAGACCTTTATCCCGCATCGGCTGCTTTCGAGAGCTGCCTTCGAACAGTTTGCCCTGGACTTTCTGTGCCTGGGCAACGGCTATCTGGAAGGGCGGCGCTCAATGCTCGGCCCGGTGCGTGAGCTGGTGCCTCCGTTGGCGAAGTACATGCGCTCCGGCAAGGACGGTCGGCTGTTTATGGTCCAGGGCTGGAAGGAAGAACACGAATTTGAACCTGGTACGGTTTTCCACCTGCGAGAGGCCGACTTGCACCAAGAGGTGTATGGCCTGCCCGAGTGGATCAGTGCCTTGCAGTCGGCGTTGTTGAATGAATCGGCCACGCTGTTTCGCCGTAAGTATTACGAAAACGGCAGTCATGCCGGCTTCATTCTTTACATGACAGACGCGGCGCAGAACGAAGCGGATGTCGACTCCCTGCGCAAAGCGCTCAAGGACTCCAAGGGGCCGGGCAACTTCCGCAATCTGTTCGTGTACTCGCCGAACGGGAAAAAAGATGGGCTGCAGATCATCCCGGTCAGTGAAGTGACGGCCAAGGACGAGTTCAACTCGATCAAAAACCAGACCCGCGACGACGTGCTGGCCAGCTTGCGCATTCCGCCACAGTTGATGGGCATCGTGCCGCAGAACGCGGGTGGGTTTGGGTCGATTAGGGAAGCGGCGCAGATTTATGCAGCCAATGAATTGGAGCCGATTCAGGCGCGTATGGCGCAAGTGAATGACTGGCTCGGGGAGGAGGTTGTGCGGTTCAAACCCTATGAAATTCCCGTGGGGGCCTAA
- a CDS encoding DNA adenine methylase: protein MSTPIIPWMGGKRRLADRLIPLFPPHECYVEVFAGGAALYFMRPQAAPVEVLNDINGDLVTLYRVVQNHLEEFVRQFKWALSSRQVFEWQKMTRPETLTDIQRAARFFYLQHHAFAGKVSGQTFGTATTGPAINLLRIEENLSAAWQRLSGTYVENLGWLECAERYDRPHTFHYMDPPYWQTAGYGVDFPFENYERMAEFMRRCKGKVMVSINDHPDIRRVFEGFHFETVDIRYSTANHRQGKAEVSGELIILNWEPEALGGLF, encoded by the coding sequence ATGAGCACACCAATAATCCCGTGGATGGGCGGCAAGCGTCGTCTGGCAGACCGTCTTATCCCACTGTTCCCGCCCCACGAATGCTACGTCGAGGTCTTTGCCGGCGGCGCCGCGCTTTACTTCATGCGGCCCCAGGCTGCGCCGGTTGAAGTCCTCAATGACATCAACGGCGACCTAGTGACGTTGTACCGCGTGGTGCAGAACCATCTGGAAGAGTTCGTGCGCCAGTTCAAATGGGCGCTCAGTTCACGCCAGGTGTTCGAATGGCAAAAGATGACCAGGCCGGAGACGCTCACTGACATCCAGCGGGCGGCACGGTTTTTCTATCTGCAGCACCATGCTTTTGCGGGCAAGGTCAGCGGCCAGACGTTCGGCACCGCCACCACGGGGCCGGCCATTAACCTTTTGCGGATCGAAGAGAACCTGTCCGCCGCCTGGCAGCGACTTTCGGGTACGTACGTCGAGAACCTGGGGTGGCTTGAATGCGCCGAGCGGTACGACCGGCCGCATACCTTCCACTACATGGACCCGCCTTACTGGCAGACCGCCGGCTATGGCGTGGACTTCCCTTTCGAGAACTATGAACGAATGGCCGAATTCATGCGGCGCTGCAAAGGCAAGGTGATGGTGAGCATTAACGATCACCCTGATATCCGGCGAGTGTTCGAGGGGTTTCACTTCGAGACGGTGGACATCCGATACAGCACGGCGAATCATCGGCAGGGGAAAGCCGAGGTCAGCGGGGAGCTGATTATCTTGAATTGGGAGCCTGAAGCTTTGGGCGGGTTATTCTGA
- a CDS encoding GTP pyrophosphokinase gives MNHPELKISYSNIEPRAKRLKAALASELEHLLNSKGVTLGVPIEARVKEWSSIEEKLVRKSLALEKIEELDDLVGLRLILLFRRDLKAVDELLRNSLFIKSAEDTSLRLSDTQFGYQSQHYIVEAPAKWLSIPSWGDLGGIRVEIQVRTMAQHIWAAASHKLQYKREASVPLPLRRSINRASALLETVDIEFDRLLEDRLIYLADDLQNETATSPLNVEILDSILVKTFPSANRTTEGDFDELLVELEHFGIKTAGQLQDLLEKHLVSIMEEDAKYAENEGLDFYFQHIGLAREALRIEFGNDAVTEFMQANNHAAGDDYFDVDD, from the coding sequence ATGAATCACCCAGAGCTGAAAATAAGCTACTCAAATATCGAACCCCGAGCGAAGCGTTTAAAAGCAGCGCTTGCCTCGGAACTTGAGCATTTACTTAACTCAAAAGGCGTGACATTAGGTGTTCCAATAGAGGCTCGGGTGAAAGAGTGGTCCTCTATCGAGGAGAAATTGGTACGAAAATCACTGGCCCTTGAAAAAATCGAAGAGCTTGATGATCTCGTTGGACTACGTCTAATCTTGCTCTTTCGCAGAGATCTCAAAGCTGTAGACGAATTGCTACGTAATTCGCTGTTCATCAAAAGTGCCGAAGATACTTCACTAAGATTGTCAGATACTCAATTCGGCTACCAATCCCAACATTACATCGTTGAAGCACCAGCTAAATGGCTAAGTATCCCTAGCTGGGGTGACCTTGGTGGGATACGCGTCGAAATACAGGTTAGGACAATGGCCCAACATATTTGGGCCGCAGCATCACACAAACTTCAATATAAACGTGAGGCAAGCGTCCCTCTTCCACTCCGGCGCTCAATCAATCGAGCTTCCGCGCTTCTCGAAACGGTAGATATCGAGTTCGATCGGTTGCTGGAGGATCGACTAATTTATCTCGCTGACGATCTTCAAAATGAAACCGCAACGTCCCCGCTCAACGTCGAAATTTTGGACTCGATTCTCGTTAAGACTTTTCCTTCTGCGAACCGGACCACAGAGGGTGATTTTGACGAGCTCTTGGTTGAACTCGAACATTTCGGAATAAAAACTGCGGGCCAATTACAAGATCTGTTGGAAAAGCACTTGGTTTCGATTATGGAGGAGGATGCTAAGTACGCTGAGAATGAAGGCTTAGATTTCTATTTCCAACACATTGGGCTGGCCAGAGAGGCACTCCGTATAGAATTTGGAAATGACGCAGTAACAGAATTCATGCAAGCTAATAACCATGCCGCAGGCGATGATTACTTCGATGTCGATGACTAA
- a CDS encoding Shedu anti-phage system protein SduA domain-containing protein gives MTVKIEDIADFIFDYAKKYRSAYAKAKEPPPAGPGYPDLVRSPYLEAAKLTVYVASDGVIISQESEPEHQWFIAGGPAIKVDYEPTRTPTEHTLLLKSQNLFGKNIGIYRVVSKKPLASCVWRGRIQNIVRELIVEDKEVNIQLTLREIDTPFRNLINILTFGALGEILDVHFSDSDADYGKSHLVQNMGFFPADNNNRRFFKYLEIISHSDTAAWDKRLIYLKVQQDLRRDLGAALTASANENLGGLISQGAEPKWLEAYSDRLDALKAAIADLGNALKFHEDEIESVFHEILEKHPLLLDVYGFCESKPELRYPEGYNSPIGKTKLQPDFIIRYPDQSYKLIEIERPSKKVATTQGQPRAEVSQAVFQTAEWKHFFKTHYHLISSRYPGIQSKCKTSVIMSRFTQEHFKNVADAREYMGLMMEQFNIDEFLTFDDLFERALTAYNMLSGLSLQSDLTPNIGVRP, from the coding sequence ATGACTGTTAAGATTGAAGATATCGCGGATTTCATTTTTGATTACGCAAAAAAATATCGAAGTGCCTATGCAAAGGCCAAGGAGCCTCCACCAGCAGGCCCAGGCTACCCTGACCTAGTGCGGTCGCCCTACCTTGAGGCCGCAAAACTTACAGTTTATGTAGCCTCGGACGGCGTTATCATCTCTCAAGAGAGCGAACCTGAGCACCAATGGTTTATTGCTGGTGGCCCAGCTATCAAAGTAGATTATGAGCCTACTAGAACCCCAACTGAGCATACCTTACTTTTAAAAAGCCAAAACTTATTTGGCAAGAACATAGGAATCTATAGGGTAGTATCTAAGAAACCATTAGCCTCGTGCGTCTGGCGAGGACGAATACAAAACATTGTCAGAGAACTAATAGTAGAAGATAAGGAAGTAAACATACAACTCACGCTTCGAGAGATTGACACACCATTCCGAAACCTAATCAACATCCTGACATTTGGCGCGCTTGGAGAAATTTTAGACGTTCATTTTTCAGATAGCGACGCAGATTATGGCAAATCGCATCTAGTTCAAAACATGGGCTTTTTCCCGGCCGATAACAACAACCGACGTTTTTTCAAGTATTTGGAAATAATTAGCCATTCCGATACAGCTGCATGGGACAAGCGCTTGATCTATTTAAAAGTCCAGCAAGACTTACGCAGGGATCTTGGCGCAGCTCTTACGGCCTCCGCAAATGAGAATCTTGGTGGATTGATCTCACAGGGAGCAGAACCAAAATGGCTCGAGGCTTACAGTGACCGCTTAGACGCACTTAAGGCCGCAATTGCTGATTTAGGTAACGCGTTGAAATTTCATGAAGATGAAATCGAATCCGTTTTTCACGAGATACTGGAGAAGCATCCACTTCTACTTGACGTGTATGGATTTTGTGAAAGCAAGCCTGAGCTTCGATACCCTGAAGGATATAACTCACCAATTGGAAAAACAAAACTACAACCAGACTTTATAATCCGATACCCAGACCAATCTTACAAGCTCATTGAAATAGAACGCCCCTCAAAGAAGGTTGCGACAACACAGGGCCAACCGCGAGCTGAAGTTAGTCAAGCCGTTTTCCAAACAGCCGAATGGAAGCATTTCTTCAAAACCCACTATCACTTGATATCATCACGTTATCCTGGCATCCAATCTAAATGCAAGACCTCCGTAATCATGAGTCGATTTACACAGGAACACTTCAAAAACGTCGCCGACGCACGCGAATATATGGGGCTTATGATGGAACAGTTCAATATTGATGAGTTTTTGACCTTCGATGACCTCTTCGAGCGAGCTTTAACTGCCTATAACATGCTCTCAGGCTTATCGCTGCAGAGCGATTTAACCCCAAATATCGGGGTCAGACCCTGA
- a CDS encoding DUF6124 family protein codes for MPNKSRNPYVDQNTAPVDAKLQTAAQRAIHHYLPPSDAAAAPADHPPGNLFHVSPNIDTETLLANAAENLESANQMAANLAFDLEDPHRAIILGIQQLIDLSALLVNRAQEQVAPAASQATA; via the coding sequence ATGCCTAACAAATCACGCAATCCTTATGTCGATCAAAACACAGCGCCCGTCGATGCCAAACTACAAACGGCTGCCCAACGAGCAATTCACCATTACCTGCCGCCATCTGACGCCGCCGCCGCCCCCGCCGACCACCCACCCGGCAACCTATTCCACGTCAGCCCCAACATCGACACCGAAACCCTCCTAGCCAACGCCGCCGAAAACCTCGAGTCCGCCAACCAAATGGCCGCCAACCTGGCCTTCGACCTCGAAGACCCGCACCGCGCCATCATCCTCGGCATTCAACAACTCATCGACCTAAGCGCTCTACTCGTCAACCGAGCCCAAGAGCAAGTCGCGCCCGCCGCCAGCCAAGCCACAGCCTGA